From Arthrobacter sp. FW306-2-2C-D06B, a single genomic window includes:
- a CDS encoding flavin reductase — translation MSGAEVQAGFDPRAFRNVLGHFPTGVVVITAISEDNEPVGMAVGSFTSVSLDPPLVAFLPDKSSSTFPKIQQAGSFCVNVLATSQESVCRAFAAKNADRFTAVGWRPSESGAPILNGVVAWIECSIESIHEAGDHFIVVGAVKNLAVENPSLPLLFFQGGYGGFAPEALVMGANPQLMEQLQLADRARAHLDGLADDLGVGTTALAVAGDHQYIVASAQPQDSGRLPRRVGRRLPFQPPWGTIFLAWAEQQQRESWYAKEGIKAGDERFEMLETEMALIRDKGFAITLRSAQEPSHEAVLDEIENHGPTPALERQLIASAKSVENFTALAQLNEGTAAQVQRIRVPVFTADGDVALVLSLSDLPADMTLDTIHTYVDRAKNVSSAISTSITNHHRATPQHTH, via the coding sequence ATGAGCGGCGCAGAAGTCCAAGCCGGGTTCGATCCCCGCGCCTTCCGGAATGTCCTGGGACATTTCCCAACCGGAGTGGTGGTCATTACAGCCATCTCCGAAGACAACGAACCCGTCGGCATGGCCGTGGGCTCATTCACCTCCGTCTCGCTGGACCCGCCCCTGGTGGCCTTCCTCCCGGACAAGTCCTCCTCCACCTTCCCGAAAATCCAGCAGGCCGGAAGCTTTTGCGTCAATGTCCTGGCGACCTCCCAGGAATCAGTCTGCAGAGCCTTCGCGGCCAAGAACGCAGACCGTTTCACCGCCGTAGGATGGCGGCCATCAGAATCCGGCGCCCCGATACTGAACGGCGTTGTGGCATGGATCGAGTGTTCCATCGAATCAATCCATGAAGCCGGCGACCACTTCATCGTGGTTGGCGCCGTGAAAAACCTCGCCGTTGAAAACCCCTCGCTGCCCCTGCTGTTCTTCCAGGGAGGCTACGGCGGGTTCGCACCCGAAGCACTCGTCATGGGAGCCAACCCCCAGCTCATGGAACAGCTCCAGCTCGCGGACCGCGCAAGGGCGCATCTGGACGGACTGGCCGATGACCTCGGCGTCGGGACGACCGCACTCGCTGTTGCCGGCGATCACCAGTACATCGTCGCTTCCGCCCAACCGCAGGATTCCGGCCGACTCCCGCGCCGCGTCGGGCGCCGACTGCCGTTCCAGCCACCATGGGGAACGATTTTCCTCGCCTGGGCAGAGCAGCAGCAGCGCGAGAGCTGGTACGCCAAGGAAGGCATCAAAGCCGGAGACGAACGCTTTGAAATGCTCGAAACCGAAATGGCACTCATCCGAGACAAGGGCTTCGCCATCACACTGCGCTCCGCCCAGGAACCCTCCCACGAGGCCGTGCTGGATGAAATCGAAAACCATGGCCCCACCCCCGCCCTCGAACGCCAGCTGATAGCCTCCGCCAAGAGCGTCGAGAACTTCACCGCCCTGGCCCAACTCAACGAAGGAACAGCGGCCCAGGTCCAGCGCATCCGAGTCCCCGTGTTCACCGCCGACGGCGACGTCGCACTCGTGCTCTCCCTTTCCGACCTCCCCGCCGACATGACCCTGGACACCATCCACACCTACGTCGACCGTGCCAAGAACGTCTCTTCTGCCATATCAACATCCATCACAAACCACCACCGAGCCACCCCACAACACACCCACTAA
- a CDS encoding GntR family transcriptional regulator yields the protein MDMASQSSLTATNSPRRQQLPEEVAAHIRTLIFSGAVRPGDYLRLERIAEEVGVSTTPVREGLRALESEGYVELVPRRGFVVAPFKQQDVRDLFWVQSQFAGELAARAAQNITPENLARLQENVDDYFRALAIGDGPTVVHLGHQFHREINLAADSPRLAALLGTVVKNLPNAFYATLEGSVESAGDFHAELLAALVVGDDKTVRSVMEQHILSGADRLIAMLEENGLWAPVETSA from the coding sequence ATGGACATGGCTTCGCAGTCCTCGTTGACCGCCACCAACAGCCCCCGCAGGCAGCAGCTTCCCGAGGAGGTGGCTGCTCACATACGGACGCTAATCTTCTCAGGCGCCGTTCGGCCGGGAGACTATCTGCGGCTAGAACGAATCGCGGAAGAAGTGGGAGTGAGCACGACCCCGGTTCGCGAGGGTTTGCGAGCACTTGAGAGCGAAGGCTATGTCGAACTGGTACCCCGGCGAGGATTTGTTGTGGCACCATTCAAGCAACAGGATGTCCGTGATCTCTTTTGGGTTCAGTCGCAATTCGCCGGTGAACTCGCGGCACGAGCGGCGCAAAACATAACCCCAGAGAATCTCGCGCGTCTGCAAGAGAATGTTGACGATTACTTCCGCGCCTTGGCTATCGGCGACGGGCCGACCGTTGTCCATCTCGGTCACCAATTTCACAGGGAAATCAACTTGGCTGCAGATTCCCCGCGACTAGCTGCCCTCCTTGGAACTGTAGTCAAGAACCTCCCGAATGCCTTCTATGCGACGCTCGAAGGCTCTGTCGAGAGTGCAGGGGATTTCCATGCTGAACTCCTTGCGGCCTTGGTGGTGGGCGACGATAAGACAGTCAGGTCAGTCATGGAGCAGCACATTTTGAGCGGCGCAGATCGGCTGATTGCGATGCTAGAGGAGAACGGACTGTGGGCTCCCGTGGAGACGAGCGCCTAA
- a CDS encoding carboxymuconolactone decarboxylase family protein, with the protein MEPEKHVAPYAHLAPKMAQLSSDVLYGDVWERTDLSKRDRSLITVAALVATCRPEQTGFHMQRALQNGVKETELVELITHLAFYAGWPSAVTAIGILQQLLDTNQQK; encoded by the coding sequence ATGGAACCCGAAAAACACGTCGCGCCCTACGCACACCTCGCACCCAAAATGGCCCAGCTGTCCTCCGACGTGCTCTACGGCGACGTCTGGGAACGAACCGACCTGAGCAAGCGAGACCGCAGCCTCATCACGGTCGCCGCCCTCGTCGCGACCTGCCGGCCCGAGCAAACCGGCTTCCACATGCAACGCGCCCTGCAAAACGGCGTCAAGGAAACAGAACTCGTGGAACTCATCACCCACCTCGCCTTCTACGCCGGATGGCCCAGCGCCGTCACAGCAATTGGCATCCTCCAGCAACTGCTGGACACCAACCAGCAAAAGTAG
- a CDS encoding LLM class flavin-dependent oxidoreductase has protein sequence MANPFRLIFFTSYTPRFWDRLDAENGYDWTRPERYREMTRLLERGGFEAVMFADTLSVSNVFQGKPDVYVKNGIGESIHDDPLPLIAAMSQATQRIGLVATMSTTLFPPKLLAQVASSLDHVMKGRLGWNIVTSMGKEVAKNFGVDDLLSKDERYDMADEFVDLADRIWAEAKEAWAGGEGLPGSADRLHLPPMPQGRPVIMQAGGSERGREFAAKHADMIISHRNSPAAMKDFRDDMRARMSSIGRDPDSCKIFFTIRPYIAGSVEEAEAMRAEELALPTSNLETGLANFSSRIGYDVSRLPIDEPLPADLKIAGSDGVLQQHTEKGAPTLREIAMSEIMKDTHLVQGTPEQIADELEAVMEEVGGDGFAIRGTMVPSVVVPLVDQLVPVLQSRGLTRKGYRYPTFRENMADPYFSEDISRGIETAGSRR, from the coding sequence ATGGCGAATCCGTTTCGACTGATCTTTTTTACTTCGTATACGCCTCGGTTCTGGGACCGGCTGGATGCGGAGAACGGCTATGACTGGACGCGTCCGGAGCGGTACCGCGAGATGACGCGGCTGCTGGAGCGGGGAGGGTTTGAGGCTGTGATGTTCGCTGACACGCTCTCTGTCAGTAACGTCTTCCAGGGCAAGCCTGATGTGTATGTCAAGAACGGGATCGGGGAGTCCATCCATGATGACCCTCTTCCCCTGATCGCGGCGATGTCTCAGGCGACCCAGCGGATCGGGCTGGTTGCCACAATGTCCACGACGCTGTTCCCGCCGAAACTTCTCGCGCAGGTTGCCAGTTCGCTGGATCACGTGATGAAGGGCCGGCTGGGCTGGAATATCGTGACGTCCATGGGCAAGGAGGTCGCGAAGAACTTTGGCGTGGACGACCTGCTCAGCAAGGACGAACGCTACGATATGGCGGACGAGTTCGTGGACCTTGCCGACAGGATCTGGGCCGAGGCCAAAGAGGCGTGGGCCGGCGGGGAGGGGTTGCCCGGGTCTGCGGACCGGCTCCATCTTCCCCCGATGCCGCAGGGGCGTCCGGTGATCATGCAGGCGGGCGGATCCGAGCGGGGCCGTGAGTTCGCGGCCAAGCACGCCGACATGATCATCTCGCACCGGAATTCGCCGGCGGCGATGAAGGACTTCCGGGACGACATGCGGGCGCGTATGTCCTCTATCGGCCGGGATCCTGACTCGTGCAAGATCTTCTTCACCATTCGTCCCTATATTGCGGGCTCGGTCGAGGAGGCCGAGGCAATGCGGGCCGAGGAACTGGCCCTGCCGACGAGCAACCTGGAGACGGGCCTGGCGAACTTTTCCTCAAGGATCGGCTACGACGTTTCGCGTCTTCCGATCGACGAACCCCTGCCCGCGGACCTGAAGATCGCCGGTTCTGATGGTGTGCTCCAGCAGCACACCGAGAAGGGTGCCCCCACACTCCGGGAGATCGCGATGTCCGAAATCATGAAGGACACCCACCTTGTGCAGGGGACCCCGGAGCAGATCGCCGACGAGCTGGAGGCTGTGATGGAGGAGGTCGGCGGTGACGGCTTCGCGATCCGCGGCACGATGGTTCCCTCGGTCGTGGTGCCGCTCGTAGACCAGTTGGTTCCCGTCCTGCAGTCGCGGGGGCTAACCCGCAAGGGCTACCGGTATCCGACATTCCGGGAGAACATGGCAGACCCCTATTTCAGTGAAGACATTTCCCGCGGCATCGAGACCGCCGGATCGAGGCGATAA
- a CDS encoding LLM class flavin-dependent oxidoreductase produces the protein MTDKQMHIGWLAEIGEPVGSAGARAAGQAPPWCDPDEYISRAQMIERAGVEFLVLAETVRPTLNPSVLVPLIAAETSSLGIVPALAMTDYPPFMMARLLTTLDHMTQGRVGWAVATDIDGSYGSSPSRDGSKATAQPLSVANEYAQVCKELWGSWEPDALVQDRTRGTFADPAKVRTIDHVGEHFRVRGPLNTVPSRQGTPPLVSAMSSTDETDFVSRHAEVVLVTADGPEEFRRVRNEIKNTASEAGRDPDDVKVYLAVSIQVAETPDLLPALQNRGPQRSWPPVGTPSVHLTGPTNTIATDLEELHDTSGADGIVILGTWPLSEVSVICNRVLATLRRRGRIHTTPHTNRSLRETLRGRL, from the coding sequence GTGACGGATAAGCAGATGCACATTGGATGGTTGGCAGAAATCGGAGAGCCCGTAGGAAGTGCCGGCGCGAGGGCAGCAGGGCAGGCACCGCCGTGGTGCGATCCCGACGAGTACATCAGCCGCGCACAAATGATCGAGCGGGCAGGTGTGGAGTTCCTGGTACTGGCAGAGACCGTGCGGCCCACCCTGAACCCCAGTGTCCTGGTGCCCCTGATCGCAGCGGAGACATCCTCGCTCGGCATTGTCCCGGCACTGGCAATGACCGACTACCCGCCGTTCATGATGGCCAGGCTACTGACGACCCTGGACCACATGACACAAGGCCGCGTCGGATGGGCCGTCGCGACCGACATCGACGGCTCCTACGGCAGCAGTCCAAGCCGCGATGGCAGCAAGGCAACAGCCCAGCCGCTCTCAGTCGCAAACGAATACGCCCAGGTCTGCAAGGAACTATGGGGCTCCTGGGAACCGGACGCGCTCGTCCAAGACCGCACCCGGGGCACCTTTGCAGACCCCGCGAAAGTCAGGACAATCGACCACGTCGGGGAGCACTTCCGGGTCCGTGGCCCGCTGAACACCGTGCCCTCCCGGCAGGGAACACCCCCGCTCGTCAGCGCCATGTCCTCCACGGATGAGACCGACTTCGTCAGCCGGCACGCCGAAGTCGTGCTGGTCACCGCCGACGGGCCCGAAGAATTCCGCCGCGTGCGCAACGAGATCAAAAACACCGCATCCGAGGCCGGACGCGACCCGGACGACGTCAAGGTCTACCTCGCGGTCAGTATCCAAGTCGCCGAAACACCCGATCTGCTCCCGGCCCTCCAGAACCGCGGACCGCAGCGCTCATGGCCGCCGGTAGGCACCCCCTCGGTCCACCTCACCGGCCCTACCAACACCATCGCCACCGACCTCGAAGAACTCCACGACACCTCAGGCGCCGACGGCATCGTCATTCTCGGCACCTGGCCACTCTCCGAAGTCAGCGTCATCTGCAACCGCGTCCTGGCCACCCTCCGCCGCCGCGGCCGCATACACACCACACCACACACCAACCGCTCACTCAGAGAAACACTCCGCGGCCGCCTCTAG
- a CDS encoding ABC transporter ATP-binding protein, giving the protein MRLRAESLTKTFGRKQRPGKPGLQVRAVDSVNVSVNAGDFVTIVGESGSGKSTLARMMLGLITPDEGRVSIGGVSIAGTSRKEQFKFRSAVQAVLQDPSGSLNPRKTVRTALAEVARLHGVATNRSDIDAKVRETLSLVGLTPAGTYLDRYPHELSGGQRQRVLIARALIPGPKIIVADEAVSALDVSVKSGILSLMCDLQKRLGIGYLFITHDLTVVKKVADYVYVMQNGRVVEEATPAELFTNPQHDCTRSLLNARLELDDVLQERYTNHEQGPPALSVGH; this is encoded by the coding sequence ATGCGTCTGAGGGCCGAATCCCTGACGAAGACATTCGGCCGGAAGCAACGGCCCGGGAAGCCGGGTCTGCAAGTGCGTGCCGTGGACTCCGTAAACGTGTCAGTGAACGCGGGGGACTTCGTCACGATCGTCGGAGAGAGCGGAAGCGGCAAGAGCACCCTGGCAAGAATGATGCTCGGACTGATCACCCCCGACGAAGGCCGTGTCAGCATCGGCGGTGTCAGCATCGCCGGCACATCACGAAAGGAGCAGTTCAAGTTCCGCTCCGCGGTCCAGGCCGTTCTCCAGGATCCTTCCGGATCCTTGAACCCGCGCAAGACAGTACGCACGGCACTGGCGGAAGTGGCCAGGCTCCACGGCGTGGCCACGAACCGCTCCGACATCGACGCCAAGGTCCGCGAAACGCTCAGCCTGGTCGGACTGACACCCGCAGGAACCTACCTCGACCGGTACCCACACGAACTCAGCGGCGGCCAACGCCAGCGCGTCCTCATCGCACGCGCGCTCATCCCCGGTCCGAAGATCATCGTCGCGGACGAAGCCGTCTCCGCCCTCGACGTGTCAGTGAAGTCCGGAATCCTGTCCCTCATGTGCGACCTCCAGAAACGCCTCGGGATCGGCTACCTCTTCATCACCCACGACCTGACCGTCGTGAAGAAAGTCGCCGACTACGTCTACGTCATGCAAAACGGCCGCGTCGTGGAAGAAGCCACACCCGCCGAACTCTTCACCAACCCCCAACACGACTGCACACGATCACTCCTCAACGCCCGACTCGAACTCGACGACGTCCTCCAAGAACGCTACACCAACCACGAACAAGGCCCTCCAGCCCTATCGGTGGGTCACTAG
- a CDS encoding NADPH-dependent FMN reductase gives MTLKVSIIVGNPKPKSRTLKVAETLVEKLLEAGSYEVDVIDLADHTDEIFSWPSEKMASLNASVASSDLAVFASPTYKATYTGLLKAFLDRYPANGLAGVTAIPVLTGADLTHSMGPTVNLAPLLVELGASIPGRGFYFVASQMDHLEELVETAANEYATNLRQLSIVAAGLPHATSSVV, from the coding sequence ATGACGCTCAAAGTTTCGATCATTGTCGGAAACCCCAAACCCAAATCCCGCACGCTCAAAGTGGCCGAGACTCTGGTCGAGAAATTGCTTGAGGCGGGCTCGTACGAGGTTGACGTTATCGACCTGGCCGACCATACCGATGAGATATTCTCGTGGCCAAGCGAGAAGATGGCGTCACTAAACGCCAGCGTCGCCAGCAGCGACCTTGCAGTGTTCGCTTCACCGACCTACAAGGCTACGTACACGGGCCTGTTGAAGGCCTTTCTCGACCGGTACCCAGCCAACGGACTCGCGGGCGTTACGGCCATCCCGGTTCTGACCGGGGCAGACCTGACTCACTCGATGGGCCCCACCGTCAACTTAGCGCCGCTGCTCGTTGAATTAGGCGCATCGATACCTGGCCGGGGGTTCTACTTCGTGGCAAGTCAAATGGATCACCTCGAAGAACTAGTGGAAACGGCAGCAAACGAGTACGCAACGAACCTGCGCCAGCTTTCTATCGTGGCCGCCGGGCTGCCGCACGCCACCTCATCGGTAGTCTGA
- a CDS encoding Re/Si-specific NAD(P)(+) transhydrogenase subunit alpha, which yields MTRIGIVAELGHETRVAATPVTVRQLAELGYDVVVEKGAGESSSFPDDAYAEAGAMIVGADEAWGSEVVLRINPPTEEEIGRLADGATLIGTLSPALRPELVEALAARPITALALDAVPRISRAQSMDVLSSMANIAGYRAVIEAAHEFGRFFTGQVTAAGKVPPAKVLVAGAGVAGLAAIGAASSLGAIVRATDPRPEVADQVKSIGGVYLKIEVEEVMESSDGYAKATSEAYNRRAAEIYSEQARDVDIIITTALIPGRPAPKLLTAEDVAAMKPGSVIVDMAAGQGGNVEGSVAGERLVTDNGVVILGYTDLPARLPAQASQLYGTNMLNLLKLLTKDKDGQLRIDFDDVVQRSVTVVREGEKTWPPPPVQVSAAPPAQAEIKPAGESSGHKPGKKGISPVGRAVLFAAGIAALFGINAIAPAPLPQHFTVLLLSIVVGFYVIGKVAHALHTPLMSVTNAISGIIVVGALLQVTSDNLIMQVIGAVAILLASINIFGGFAVTRRMLAMFSRGDRAHG from the coding sequence GTGACACGTATCGGTATCGTGGCCGAATTGGGCCACGAGACAAGGGTGGCGGCGACGCCCGTAACGGTCAGGCAACTGGCGGAGTTGGGCTACGACGTCGTAGTCGAGAAGGGCGCGGGGGAGTCATCGTCCTTCCCTGACGACGCATACGCCGAGGCCGGCGCAATGATTGTTGGCGCAGACGAGGCATGGGGCAGCGAAGTGGTGTTGCGGATCAATCCGCCCACCGAGGAAGAAATCGGCCGGCTCGCCGACGGCGCGACCCTGATCGGAACGCTGAGCCCGGCGCTGCGACCGGAACTGGTGGAGGCCCTAGCGGCACGGCCGATCACGGCGCTGGCGCTGGACGCGGTGCCACGCATCTCGCGGGCACAGTCGATGGACGTGCTGAGCTCCATGGCCAACATCGCCGGTTACCGGGCTGTCATTGAGGCGGCACACGAATTCGGGAGGTTCTTCACGGGACAGGTGACCGCGGCGGGCAAAGTCCCGCCAGCGAAAGTGCTGGTCGCGGGGGCCGGCGTCGCCGGTCTGGCAGCGATCGGTGCGGCGAGCAGCCTGGGCGCGATCGTGCGAGCGACGGACCCACGGCCCGAGGTGGCCGATCAGGTGAAGTCCATCGGCGGCGTTTACCTCAAGATCGAGGTCGAGGAGGTCATGGAGTCCTCGGACGGGTATGCGAAGGCCACATCCGAGGCGTACAACCGGCGCGCGGCCGAGATCTACTCCGAGCAGGCCCGGGACGTGGACATCATCATCACCACGGCCCTCATCCCCGGGCGCCCGGCGCCGAAACTGCTCACGGCCGAGGACGTGGCCGCCATGAAACCGGGCAGCGTGATCGTTGATATGGCCGCCGGCCAGGGCGGGAACGTGGAAGGCTCGGTCGCCGGGGAACGCCTGGTCACCGACAACGGCGTCGTGATCCTCGGTTACACAGACCTTCCTGCCCGGTTGCCGGCGCAAGCGTCGCAGCTGTACGGGACCAACATGCTGAACCTGCTCAAACTCCTCACCAAGGACAAAGACGGCCAATTGAGGATCGACTTCGACGACGTGGTGCAGCGCTCAGTGACGGTGGTGCGAGAGGGCGAGAAGACCTGGCCGCCGCCTCCGGTCCAAGTCTCCGCCGCCCCTCCGGCACAGGCGGAGATCAAACCGGCCGGAGAGTCGTCCGGCCACAAACCAGGAAAGAAGGGGATCAGCCCGGTTGGCAGGGCCGTGCTCTTCGCCGCCGGTATAGCAGCACTTTTTGGGATCAACGCCATCGCCCCGGCCCCGCTACCGCAGCACTTCACGGTCTTGCTGCTCTCGATCGTGGTCGGGTTCTACGTCATCGGGAAGGTGGCACATGCCCTGCACACCCCACTGATGTCCGTCACCAACGCGATCTCCGGGATCATCGTCGTCGGCGCCCTCCTGCAGGTCACCTCCGACAACCTCATCATGCAGGTCATTGGAGCTGTCGCGATCCTACTGGCCAGCATCAACATCTTCGGCGGCTTCGCCGTCACCCGGCGCATGCTTGCGATGTTCTCCCGGGGAGACCGGGCCCATGGATGA